A single window of Callithrix jacchus isolate 240 chromosome 6, calJac240_pri, whole genome shotgun sequence DNA harbors:
- the SPATA3 gene encoding spermatogenesis-associated protein 3: MKKVKKKKSEARRHRESTGQHPSSNSTSQQSSPASTPQQSSPASTPQQSSPASTPQQSSPASTPQQSSLETTSGQPASQAFLAPEVRRSSRCLLSPDANVKASPQSRKAGPLTHAAPRSCSYATCPCSSACWRRLGLCHSRIFDILLPRDWQMAPGRRLPNLLTFYRGSSRKPSSHRNACPSSPQNCGCGSGGSGSCLLHH, translated from the exons ATGAAAAAGGTTAAGAAGAAAAAGTCAGAGGCCAGACGCCACCGAGAGTCTACTGGCCAGCATCCTAGCTCCAACTCCACCTCTCAGCAGTCTAGCCCTGCATCCACGCCACAGCAGTCTAGCCCTGCATCCACACCACAGCAGTCTAGCCCTGCATCCACACCACAGCAGTCTAGCCCTGCATCCACACCACAGCAGTCTAGCCTTGAAACCACCTCCGGGCAACCAGCATCCCAAGCCTTTCTGGCTCCCGAAGTTCGCCGCTCCTCTCGGTGCCTGTTATCTCCAGATGCTAATGTGAAGGCATCCCCTCAATCCAGGAAAGCAG GGCCTCTGACTCACGCCGCCCCGCGTTCCTGCTCCTATGCCACTTGCCCCTGCAGCTCTGCTTGCTGGCGTCGTCTGGGACTGTGCCATAGCCGCATCTTTGACATCCTTCTGCCTCGGGACTGGCAGATGGCGCCAGGGAGAAGACTCCCCAACCTGCTCACCTTCTACAG AGGATCTTCAAGGAAACCCTCCAGTCATCGGAACGCGTGTCCTTCAAGCCCTCAGAACTGTGGCTGTGGCTCTGGGGGCTCTGGGAGCTGCCTACTACATCACTGA